Proteins encoded together in one Dechloromonas sp. HYN0024 window:
- a CDS encoding molybdopterin-synthase adenylyltransferase MoeB: MTDEQLLRYSRHILLDALGIEGQARILGTHALIIGAGGLGSPAALYLASAGIGRITLVDDDTVDFTNLQRQILHTQGRVGMAKAESGRQALTAINPDINIVPLQQRLSGEALDALVATADLVLDCTDNFATRHAINRACVHHRKPLVSGAAIRFDGQISVYDLRGDDSPCYHCLFPEGEDVEEVRCAVMGVFAPLTGIIGTMQAAEALKLAADIGERLTGRLLLLDALTMEWRTVRFKQDHDCAVCGPTGNGRSGEYLRQAAADRESAGAACRLATSVQAN; the protein is encoded by the coding sequence ATGACCGACGAACAGCTACTTCGTTATAGCCGCCATATCCTGCTCGACGCACTGGGCATTGAAGGTCAGGCCCGCATTCTGGGTACCCATGCGCTGATCATCGGGGCTGGCGGTCTTGGTTCGCCGGCGGCGCTTTATCTGGCTTCGGCCGGCATTGGCAGGATCACGCTGGTCGATGACGACACCGTCGACTTCACCAACCTGCAACGCCAGATTCTCCATACGCAAGGCCGCGTCGGCATGGCCAAGGCAGAATCCGGACGACAGGCGCTGACGGCCATCAATCCGGACATCAATATCGTCCCGCTCCAACAAAGGCTCTCCGGCGAAGCGCTTGATGCACTGGTTGCCACGGCCGATCTCGTACTCGACTGCACCGACAATTTCGCCACCCGACACGCCATCAATCGGGCCTGCGTCCATCACCGCAAGCCGCTGGTGTCCGGGGCAGCCATTCGCTTCGACGGCCAGATCAGCGTCTACGACCTTCGCGGCGACGATTCGCCGTGCTACCACTGTCTGTTTCCGGAAGGCGAGGATGTCGAGGAAGTCCGTTGCGCGGTAATGGGCGTCTTTGCGCCGCTGACCGGCATCATCGGGACCATGCAGGCGGCCGAGGCGCTGAAACTGGCCGCCGACATTGGTGAGCGGCTGACCGGTCGCCTGCTGCTACTTGATGCCCTGACCATGGAGTGGCGCACGGTCCGCTTCAAGCAGGACCACGACTGCGCCGTGTGCGGCCCTACGGGAAACGGGCGATCAGGCGAATATCTTCGCCAAGCTGCCGCAGATCGCGAATCTGCAGGCGCTGCTTGTCGGCTAGCGACGTCAGTTCAGGCAAATTAA